tctttcttgttatCAGTATGTTGCAGACAGGAGAAGAGTCAATGCCTGATGATGAATCATATGATTTAGTAATTCGAATGCTGTTGTCAACATATCAGATTGATGCTGCCTTGAAATATATTGACTTGACCTCAAAACCAGGTCATATGCTGTCGTTGAAAGCATTCAGTGAATGTGTGAGGAGCTGTGTTAGAAAAGGCAGGCTGGACACACTGGTGTCGGTAATTGATAAGTGCAAGGTAATAGACCAGTTCAATTGATGGCTaggaaatttatttatttattattattatatttgcttTTTGCTTTTTGCTTCATTACTTTTCCTGATGGTGCAACAGGCAACTGTCGAAAATAAAGCTCTTAGCCCAACATGGAACTCGTGTTATGATATTGCTATAGCCGCAACTCAACAGGATAATAGTAAACTAGCTTACTATGCTCTTGAATTTATGGCCCAATGGATTGCTCGAGGTGAAAATGCAAGGCCTCCAGTTCATCTTTCAGTAGACGAAGGATTAGTTGTATCCACTCTTGGAACTGCAGGTAGAACCTACAGTTCCTCTCTTTTAGATGCAGCTTGGTCAGTTCTAAAGCGCTCATTACGGCAAAAGAAGGTTCCAAATCCTGAATCTTTTCTCGGAAAGATTTATACTCTTGCATCACTTGGGAATCTGCAGAGGGCCTTTAGTACTCTACGTGAATTTGAAGAGGCTTATAGGAATTCTGATGATGGATCTTGTGAAGATATGTTTTCTCCGTTCACTTCTTTACATCCATTAGTTGTGGCGTGCTCTAAGAAGGGTTTTGAGACCCTGGACTTGGTATAATTTTTTACCagtaaaaattatgaatatgCAGTTTCcatatttccttttataaGTAATGTagatcaaaatataatatggtATCATGCATCCTTTATCGGTCTAGCAATGTATcaatattcatataacaagAAATTGTTAGGCCTTCTGCAAGTTCTTATATCTAACCACTAATCAGGACTTGAAGcgtttcaataaaatttgatattgttaaaaattacTGTATAAGCAACATTACTTTTATTGTTTGAGACCTGAGTTTGACTTGAGCTGTACAACTTGAACGTATGAACATTCAGTATCATTATGGAGGGGTGGGAGACAGGTGGTAAATAcactttgaaaaattgaatgtaGAAAACAATTgtagtattatgatattttcttcatGTATATCATTTCATCTtatgtataatattatatttttctcctttcaaATCTAGGAGATAGCTTTCTTTGTCAAAGCCATTTACGGGCGttcatcaaataataaattttgttgtggGAGGTCTAGAAGAATATTTACTATTACTAGGATAAAAGTCAACGGAGGCAAGTAGAGTGCAAGTGTACCTCTCACAGGATACGAACATAAAAGGTCATGTGATGTGTTTCGTATTAGGTACCTGGCATGCTTCCCTTGTTGAAAGATCTTCAATGACTAAATTAATAAGTGCGTGATAGCTATGtattttattctttcctttAATTCATCAGAGTTACCTATCTAAGTTTCTCTCCTTTTTCAGGTTTATTTTCAACTGGAAAACTTAAGCCGTGCAGATCCTCCTTACAAGTCTGTTGCTGCATTGAACTGTGTGATTTTAGGCTGTGCAAATATATGGGACCTTGATCGTGCATACCAAACGTTTGAAGCAATCGGTTCAAGTTTTGGTTTGACCCCCAACATCCATTCATACAACGCTCTGATGTATGCATTCGGAAGGCTAAAGAAGGTCAGCCTTTAACCTTTTATGCCACTTCCTTATTCACTCACAAAAGCACACATGCAATTAGCTGCTGAAATTCCATTGACTGTACTGGATGAATGGTGGCTGAAAAAAGATAACAAACGACACGTATCATTTATGGGTTAGGTTGCTATGTCTTTGTTGCAAGAGGGGACTAAATACGCGTAGTGAAAATTTAGGGGTTAATTGCGCAATCGAGTATTTCTTATGTACATCACACACATCTAGACCATATAAACGGAAAATTTTGCTGACTTCTATGGTCACTTGGCAGACATTTGAAGCTGCAAGGGTATTTGAACACTTAGTAGGTTTGGGCATCAAACCAAATGCAACATCTTATTCATTGCTTGCTGATGCTCATCTCATTAACCGCGATCCCAAATCTGCTCTTGCTGCAATCGATAATATGgtaaaattattgtttcaaTTGTCTTGTATATCTTCGtagttttgtgttttctttcacGGTGGTGCTAATTGCGTCACAAAATGTTTCTGCAAGGTAACGGCGGGATTCGCACCTTCAAAAGAATTGCTGAAAAAGGTGAGGAGGCGATGCATTCGAGAGCAGGATTACGATAGTAATGATAAGGTGGGAAACCTGGCCCAGAATTTCAAAATTCGAATGGGATCAGAGAGCCGTAGGGATATTCTATTCAATCTGAACTACGGCAGCAATTATGATGCATAGGTAAAACTTCTAAAGGAGCAGTGCGCACAATCAAAATAATCCAAACACGATCAGCATCTTAACTAAAACCTTAAAAATCTGTTTATTCcatgaatttgattttgattaaatttagtaaatggTTTTGTAGGATCACCATTCCTACTTGGAAAATCTGAACTGCGGTAATTGGTATGTCAAACCTGCTAGAGTTTGTCTCTTAAATTAAATGCTATCCtgtatttgtaaattattagAGTCTACAAGCTTCTCAAGTACGGCAGGATGAATGTTAGGATCATGCCTTCTTTTCTCTCATTAtagattcaaattatatttgttttttgttcccTAAAGTTCAAATTAGAGAAGCAGAACTGAGTAGTTCagacattttgattttgacgAATAATATGGCCAACTGATTTCTATGACCCTGTCAGCAGTTTTTGACCTATTAAAGTTCgtttctcaaaatttatagtaCTACGACAGTATAAAtactttctatttattgtCTACCACTTCAACAAGCACTTGTGGAAATGAATAGGGAATTTGTAAAGGTGAAATTATACTTATACTGTGAACAAATGGGAGTTTGATAGTTATGAGTTGTGTGCcttgcaattattttttttacttaaagtAAGCAtgtcataatttaattttaatttttgagcAGAAAACCTTTTAGGTATAATTTAACAAtctaatttaacttaaaaagatttaaccacataattagaatgaatttgattaagtgtatcaatttagtttttggttAAGTTTAGTTACAATCCTCATTAAGGTTTTCCACAATTTAGTTCTTAAGATCGACACCAAGATTGCCATCAAATATTTAGTGAGATTGAactcatttttccttttcctttttttttattttttatttttaatgtaattttaacttctttttttttaaattattgaatatcCTAACACAAGCGATAATAtggaaaattgttttaagtgaaacttttataaatatgataaaaaatcataatttatcaAGATGTATTATGATTATCATAACGCAGATAAAcacattaaaatttacaacACATTTAAGATAATGcattaatttgttgttttttctgaAATTTTAACAAAGTGCTTCTTCACTTTTTATCTTCAATAATTATGCggtttatatataatttaattctattaatgaaaagtttttcAAAGGGTAAAATTTTATTCCATGCAATTGGAGTCGAGGTTTTAGAATCTTTGACCCCTTCCTCTCCAAAATCTCTCACCCAACAgttcatttgtttttgttgttggacATATGCAACAATAGCCTCCTTCCTTAATGGTCATTCAAACATAATACTTAGCGATACATGTTAATGTTAATGTAAATTCATACCCTTATTgtcaacatgagcttagcttATTTCATGTTCGTGTTGAAAAAGTTATTCCAAATAAaaacgagaaaaaaaaattgagaagttaaccaaaaaaaaattaagaacaaaagaaTTAGCATTGGAAGCtccaaattgaagaaaaatcatgaactagaaaaattttattgtGCGAAAGATTATTACAACCACACAAATTTCTCCATGACTTCAATTATAAAAGCACACAAAAAACATTACCACACTCACATGACAAATGGAgatgattttgaaatcaaaggGTAGAGACTTATTTTACGGTAAGATTTGCAACTCaacttctaatattttgtcaaaatccAACAATGTACATTACATCCTTCTTCCAACGCCTCCAGCAGTGGGGTCATCCCCTCCTCCTCGCCCTCTTCTTCATCCTATCCTCGTCCCAcattttccctttcctttcctttctatCCCTTCTTTACTTCTCTGCTTATTATATCGTATGAGTGagaaattatcaaaatgtAACATTGTGTATGGGATCTTGTTTGGACTACTCTCAAGTCAGAGTTAACATTGTGTATGTAAGTTTGGATCTTGTTTGGGCTACTCTCAAGTCAGAGTTCAGGTTTTTTAGCTATAATTCTCTCAGTTCTCTTGATCAAACTCCTCACTTCAACatttataacatatcaattGATCTAAGCTCCatttataacatatcaattGATCTAAGCTCGTTTTAGCTATCAAAGCCTAAAATCTggtctttctttttattattgttttttcaaacatGAACTAAGTAGGAAAGGGAAAAATTAGAGTCTTAtaataccaaaaatatttgaaaatattgtcatcaatacaaataaaatttatatttagcTCTTGAAGTCCATTTATAAAACCATATCTTTGGtagaattttaataatataccATATCACTAGTAAGTTTATGATCAATAGAATTTGCTGCTATATctacaaaagtttaaaagatgTTATTATACAAAAGTGTTATCCAATACAATTTTTCCaattaataaaacaagatAGATTTTAGTTAGCAAAATTAAGTAATAGATATGATTGagaattttgtatataatacATCAAAACAACAatggaaaagatgaaaatatatataatcatatagtaatattattatataag
This DNA window, taken from Cucumis sativus cultivar 9930 chromosome 6, Cucumber_9930_V3, whole genome shotgun sequence, encodes the following:
- the LOC101222093 gene encoding pentatricopeptide repeat-containing protein At1g26460, mitochondrial — encoded protein: MASKMAILSRTHSLIRTTSLNNVCFFKPISTFTYLSQEPQLVNEPVDISLTPLPPNPASGSPLYNENWRNPLNNYSMAQSMIPDGFLSQSPNYRIQALSQTLDVQGLLSVFADWMASQRWEDMKQLFEFWIRSLDKDGKPNKPDVNLYNNYLRANLMSDATPGVLLDLLTRMEDYAISPNTASFNLVLKAMYQARETEAAEKLLERMLQTGEESMPDDESYDLVIRMLLSTYQIDAALKYIDLTSKPGHMLSLKAFSECVRSCVRKGRLDTLVSVIDKCKATVENKALSPTWNSCYDIAIAATQQDNSKLAYYALEFMAQWIARGENARPPVHLSVDEGLVVSTLGTAGRTYSSSLLDAAWSVLKRSLRQKKVPNPESFLGKIYTLASLGNLQRAFSTLREFEEAYRNSDDGSCEDMFSPFTSLHPLVVACSKKGFETLDLVYFQLENLSRADPPYKSVAALNCVILGCANIWDLDRAYQTFEAIGSSFGLTPNIHSYNALMYAFGRLKKTFEAARVFEHLVGLGIKPNATSYSLLADAHLINRDPKSALAAIDNMVTAGFAPSKELLKKVRRRCIREQDYDSNDKVGNLAQNFKIRMGSESRRDILFNLNYGSNYDA